TGGAGAAGTAGACGAGGGTACTCATGCGCTGGCCATGTTGGGGGCGCTGTGCAGACGGTTGATCATATCCGGGCGAAAGCCGGACCAGCGCGTTTCCCCGGCGACAACCACCGGTAACTGACGAAAGCCCATCGCGCGAAGCTCATCGGCTGCTTCGGGCACATGGTCAACGTTCACCATTTCGAACGCCAGGCCACGGCTTTCCATGGCACGTTTCGTGGCGTGGCACTGAACACAATCATTTCGAGTGTAAATGGTAATGCGCATAATTCGTATTTCCGTTTAAAATAGAAGAACGGCGCGAAGGTTCGCGTCAGTTAGTGTGTGTGCCACTGAGAAGAATACTAGATGTAGTTATAGAAAGATGCAACCACACAATATATAGGAAATTGTCATAGGCTTTGCCCAAAGGATGGACACAATGGGTAAGGGTGATTTGTACACATTTTACACAGGGATACAGCGATGCGAGGGCAAATAAAAACCCCTGCGCGGGTTAACCGGGCAGGGGTTTTTGCGAAAACCGTGGATTTTAGCGACGCAAACTGAGTAGCGCGCCGACGAAAATACCGATGGCGGCGGCAGCACCAACGCTGCACCAGGGTTTGTCTTTCACAAAGGTATCTGCGCAACTTACAACGTCGCTCGCAGCTTGTTGCACACGGTTGCGGCCATGCAGACGTGCGCGGGTCTCTTTTAACAGCGCCTGTGCTTTACGACGTGCGCTTTCCGCTTCGTCTTTGGCGTCGCTGCCCCATGATTTAAGTACCTCTTCGAGACTATCGGCTAATTGGCTGACATCGTTGTTGATATCCTCGACGCCTTCATCAACATCACGGCGATTCGGTCTGTTAAACATAGGATCCTCCCTCGTTTTTGATGTGAATTTTAGTTTAGACCATAATTTTTAAGGCCTGACGGCAATCACCTCTTTCACGCCAGTTTGTGGAATTTTCTGAATCACGGTCAATGCTTAGTCATGTAAGGTGGCGAGGCTGTAGAGAGATGACGAGGAAAATCTATGTATTTAAGA
The Kosakonia oryzae genome window above contains:
- the nrdH gene encoding glutaredoxin-like protein NrdH; translation: MRITIYTRNDCVQCHATKRAMESRGLAFEMVNVDHVPEAADELRAMGFRQLPVVVAGETRWSGFRPDMINRLHSAPNMASA
- a CDS encoding DUF883 domain-containing protein, with translation MFNRPNRRDVDEGVEDINNDVSQLADSLEEVLKSWGSDAKDEAESARRKAQALLKETRARLHGRNRVQQAASDVVSCADTFVKDKPWCSVGAAAAIGIFVGALLSLRR